A part of Alphaproteobacteria bacterium genomic DNA contains:
- a CDS encoding PTS sugar transporter subunit IIA, with amino-acid sequence MDIASILSPEGVIVRCSALNKRQVLQEIAKRAHDTIGINERDVLTALIERERLGSTGVGKGVAYPHARFKQLTELTAIFVRLHTPVEFDSADGKPVDLLFALLAPEQGDASNLRAMARVSRLLRNSHNCEKIRHAVTADIIYSLLTAEDAELDS; translated from the coding sequence ATGGACATTGCCTCAATATTGTCGCCGGAGGGAGTGATTGTTCGTTGCTCTGCCCTGAATAAACGACAGGTTTTGCAAGAAATTGCCAAACGTGCGCATGACACTATTGGCATTAATGAGCGTGATGTTCTTACGGCGCTAATCGAACGGGAGCGTTTAGGCTCTACAGGAGTTGGTAAAGGCGTTGCATATCCTCATGCGCGATTTAAGCAACTTACAGAGCTAACAGCGATATTCGTGCGGCTGCACACCCCCGTAGAGTTTGACTCTGCGGATGGAAAACCTGTGGATTTGTTGTTTGCATTGCTAGCGCCTGAACAGGGAGATGCCAGCAATTTGCGTGCAATGGCGCGGGTTTCAAGGCTGTTGCGTAATTCGCATAATTGTGAAAAAATTCGCCATGCAGTAACTGCCGATATTATTTACAGTCTGCTTACGGCTGAGGATGCGGAGTTAGACAGTTGA
- the tadA gene encoding Flp pilus assembly complex ATPase component TadA, giving the protein MSSRQYQSGDIIYSAGDASDVAYVVQQGQVEIADAQGTKKIFGTGHLFGELGVIKDVPRQETVRAVEAVVLHCYSEQELEAMVYQTPAEVQQMIMHLVEDAENNTDSATTQEPQIAVQPTQASNDPFAAFYAGMDRFTKMLEERASTAAPSASAPRPAVAAERAVEEELTPELLRELSDLGAINVLLEDDDVNDILINGHGQIYVERQGKLEPTDLTYPDEAAVMDVANKIVRTLGRKVDRRRPLIDARLLDGSRVNIIAPPLAVDGTSISIRKFAKKKITLDVMRENQNVSPQLADFLRICGKVRLNIVISGGTGSGKTTMLNAISQSIDHNERVVTIEDAAELQLQQPHVVRLETKPISSGAALREEVTMRDLVKNSLRMRPDRILVGEVRGAEAFDMMQAMNTGHEGSLTTIHANHPRDALSRLENMVSMANLNIPHSSIRYQIASAINIIVQISRMRDGHRRITHVCEIVGMEGDIITMQDLFVFAIDGEDKDGKLRGQFRWTGIMPRFLRRVAYYGEAENLSRALGVKLPKF; this is encoded by the coding sequence ATGAGCAGTAGACAGTATCAAAGCGGTGACATCATCTATTCTGCTGGTGATGCAAGCGACGTTGCCTATGTGGTGCAGCAAGGGCAAGTCGAAATTGCGGATGCTCAGGGTACAAAAAAAATCTTTGGCACCGGGCATTTATTTGGCGAATTAGGTGTGATTAAAGATGTGCCACGTCAGGAAACTGTACGCGCTGTTGAAGCAGTGGTGCTGCATTGTTACAGCGAACAAGAGCTTGAAGCAATGGTGTACCAAACTCCCGCCGAAGTGCAGCAAATGATTATGCATTTGGTAGAAGACGCGGAAAACAATACTGACTCTGCTACGACACAGGAGCCTCAGATAGCTGTGCAGCCTACGCAAGCCTCCAATGACCCATTTGCGGCATTTTATGCAGGCATGGACAGATTTACCAAAATGCTGGAGGAGCGTGCATCAACCGCTGCACCATCAGCAAGTGCTCCGCGTCCGGCAGTGGCAGCAGAGCGGGCGGTCGAAGAGGAGCTAACCCCTGAATTGCTACGTGAGTTGTCTGACCTTGGAGCTATTAATGTTTTGCTGGAAGACGACGATGTTAATGACATTCTTATTAATGGCCACGGACAAATATATGTAGAGCGCCAAGGCAAGCTAGAGCCTACTGATCTGACATATCCAGATGAAGCGGCGGTGATGGATGTGGCCAATAAAATTGTGCGCACATTGGGCCGAAAAGTAGATCGCAGACGACCATTAATAGATGCCCGTTTGTTGGATGGTAGCCGCGTAAATATTATTGCACCCCCACTGGCCGTAGATGGAACCTCAATATCCATTCGTAAGTTTGCTAAAAAGAAAATTACCCTTGATGTTATGCGCGAGAATCAGAATGTGTCGCCTCAATTGGCAGATTTTTTGCGTATCTGCGGTAAAGTGCGACTTAATATTGTGATTTCTGGTGGAACAGGATCGGGTAAAACAACGATGCTGAACGCAATTTCTCAATCAATTGATCATAATGAACGTGTTGTAACCATTGAGGATGCAGCAGAGTTGCAACTACAGCAGCCCCATGTAGTTCGACTGGAAACCAAGCCAATTTCTTCTGGCGCGGCATTGCGCGAAGAGGTAACGATGCGGGACTTGGTGAAAAACTCACTACGGATGCGTCCGGATAGGATTCTGGTGGGGGAGGTGCGTGGCGCTGAAGCATTTGATATGATGCAGGCCATGAACACCGGCCATGAAGGCTCGCTTACTACCATTCACGCCAACCACCCAAGAGATGCATTAAGCCGCTTGGAAAACATGGTTTCTATGGCGAATCTGAATATTCCTCATTCTTCTATCCGCTATCAGATTGCATCGGCAATTAACATTATTGTGCAAATCAGCCGCATGCGGGATGGTCATCGCCGCATTACCCATGTATGCGAAATTGTGGGTATGGAAGGAGATATCATTACTATGCAGGATTTATTTGTTTTTGCCATCGATGGTGAAGACAAAGATGGCAAGCTGCGCGGTCAATTCCGCTGGACAGGAATTATGCCACGATTCTTGCGCCGCGTTGCCTATTATGGTGAGGCAGAAAACCTATCACGGGCATTGGGTGTCAAGCTACCTAAGTTTTAA
- the raiA gene encoding ribosome-associated translation inhibitor RaiA, with protein sequence MQIKVSGKQVDVGESLRTHVEERLSENIPKYLDRVTQCDVVISREAHQFRADIVLNTGTHSHLIVKGRADAVDAHTAFDGAAEKIEKQLRRYKRRLTDHHKSERHEPVNMGEAESRATKYVLASRNEEEESNEEAPLIIAEKATSMETLTVSEAVMRMDLADLPALMFYNKANGRLNTVYRRTDGNISWVDPAQQEAAA encoded by the coding sequence ATGCAAATTAAAGTATCTGGTAAACAGGTTGATGTGGGCGAATCATTGCGAACCCATGTAGAAGAACGCCTTTCGGAAAATATTCCCAAATATCTCGACCGTGTCACGCAGTGCGATGTGGTGATTTCCCGCGAAGCGCACCAGTTTCGTGCCGATATCGTGCTTAACACCGGAACACACTCGCACCTGATAGTAAAAGGTCGTGCAGATGCTGTAGATGCGCATACAGCCTTTGATGGTGCGGCGGAAAAAATCGAAAAGCAGTTACGTCGTTATAAACGCCGCCTGACCGATCACCACAAGAGCGAGCGTCATGAGCCTGTCAACATGGGCGAAGCAGAGAGCCGCGCAACAAAATATGTGCTGGCTTCGCGCAACGAGGAAGAAGAATCCAACGAAGAAGCGCCGTTGATTATCGCAGAAAAAGCCACCAGCATGGAAACATTGACGGTAAGCGAAGCGGTGATGCGTATGGACTTGGCGGATTTGCCCGCATTGATGTTTTATAACAAAGCTAACGGTCGCCTGAACACGGTATATCGCCGTACCGATGGTAATATTTCATGGGTTGATCCTGCACAACAGGAAGCAGCGGCCTAA
- the rapZ gene encoding RNase adapter RapZ — MQQLRPQARSKPHIILLTGMSGAGKSQALKALEDVGYEAIDNIPLNLLPIVAGQTDAAERIVLGVDVRSRNFSPEKLFASLDTWREGDSREVTLVFLECDDVILQRRFTETRRKHPVAKDRPVEDGIRLERELLAPVRKEADIIMNTSDFSVHDLKRYIRDHFASEVGEMLVFVTSFSFREGVPRDADMVLDVRFLQNPHWEESLRPMTGKDAPVAKYIKADKDFPAFFDNVCGLVKPLLPRYLEEGKSYFTIAIGCTGGRHRSVFITENLAGYLAELGYKVGVRHRNLQE, encoded by the coding sequence ATGCAACAACTTCGCCCTCAAGCTCGATCAAAGCCGCACATAATCTTGCTGACTGGTATGTCGGGTGCGGGAAAATCTCAAGCGCTTAAAGCGCTGGAGGATGTAGGCTATGAAGCAATAGACAATATTCCGCTGAATTTATTGCCCATTGTTGCCGGTCAAACCGATGCCGCAGAGCGCATTGTACTTGGAGTAGATGTGCGTAGCCGTAATTTCTCGCCAGAAAAATTATTTGCCTCATTAGACACATGGCGAGAGGGTGACAGCCGCGAAGTAACGTTAGTGTTTTTGGAATGCGATGACGTCATATTACAGCGGCGCTTCACCGAAACACGCCGTAAGCATCCCGTTGCTAAAGACAGGCCGGTAGAAGATGGCATACGACTCGAACGGGAATTATTGGCGCCTGTACGCAAAGAAGCCGATATTATTATGAATACAAGTGACTTCAGCGTACATGATTTAAAGCGCTATATTCGTGATCATTTCGCATCAGAAGTAGGTGAAATGCTGGTCTTTGTAACATCATTCTCCTTTCGCGAAGGTGTGCCACGTGATGCAGACATGGTGTTGGATGTGCGGTTTTTACAAAATCCACATTGGGAGGAATCCCTGCGTCCTATGACAGGCAAAGATGCGCCCGTTGCAAAATATATTAAGGCAGATAAAGATTTTCCGGCGTTTTTTGATAACGTTTGTGGTTTGGTTAAGCCGCTTCTGCCCCGTTATCTCGAAGAAGGAAAAAGCTATTTTACCATCGCCATAGGCTGTACAGGCGGAAGGCACCGCTCGGTTTTTATTACCGAAAACTTGGCTGGATATTTAGCCGAATTAGGCTATAAAGTGGGTGTTCGTCACCGAAATTTACAAGAATAA
- a CDS encoding HPr kinase/phosphatase C-terminal domain-containing protein, protein MIHNEPPQIERMHASCVSIGSCGVLLFGKSGSGKSDVALRLMARGAMLVADDQVILSAEDHTLIASVDDKIRGLLEIRGVGLVRYPVANNIPVRLAVNLVPLEDIEHIPTPQNFEKMGIAIPQISIYGFDSSTPEKIYAALHAMRKNNLFAGFLPDKKEE, encoded by the coding sequence TTGATACATAACGAACCGCCGCAAATTGAACGTATGCATGCCAGCTGTGTTTCAATAGGCAGTTGTGGTGTGCTGTTGTTTGGAAAATCCGGTAGCGGAAAATCCGATGTGGCTTTGCGACTCATGGCGCGTGGCGCAATGCTTGTTGCAGACGATCAGGTAATTTTAAGCGCAGAAGACCATACCCTCATCGCAAGCGTGGATGATAAAATTCGTGGTTTGCTGGAAATTCGAGGAGTGGGATTGGTGCGCTACCCCGTAGCAAATAATATTCCGGTGCGACTGGCGGTGAATCTGGTGCCGCTTGAGGATATTGAACATATTCCCACACCACAAAACTTTGAAAAAATGGGTATAGCAATTCCACAAATTAGTATTTATGGTTTTGATTCCTCAACGCCTGAAAAAATCTATGCCGCGCTACATGCTATGCGCAAAAACAATTTATTCGCAGGATTTCTGCCGGATAAAAAAGAAGAATGA